One genomic segment of Pseudorasbora parva isolate DD20220531a chromosome 6, ASM2467924v1, whole genome shotgun sequence includes these proteins:
- the syap1 gene encoding synapse-associated protein 1: MFKSWSSWLGGELENEEKTDKQETAEEKNINTETEESQQTPQQAKGLSGFILDFASTATKKITESVAETAHNIKKTVEESNIDGIIDKTILGDFQKEQEKFVQEKNAKKTDAAVPPWVGYNEEETIQQQILALSADKRNFLRDPPAGVQFHFDFDQMYPIALVMLQEDELLNRMRFDLVPKQVKEDVFWRNYFYRVSLIKQSAQLTALAAQQQAAEKREEEKNAPLNETLSETIRPKTPPVAISAKPKATEEEEDISTSPGVSEFVSDAFDACDINQEDLRKEMEQLVLDKKDEETADWEKELQQELQEYEVVIDPENRDENWDREIEEMLQDDS; this comes from the exons ATGTTCAAGAGCTGGAGCTCGTGGCTGGGTGGAGAGCTCGAGAATGAAGAGAAGACAGACAAACAGGAAACAGCAGAGGAGAAAAACATAAACACAGAGACAGAAGAATCACAACAGACCCCGCAGCAGGCCAAAGGACTCAGCG GCTTCATTCTGGACTTTGCAAGTACCGCGACTAAGAAGATCACAGAGTCTGTGGCGGAAACGGCGCACAACATCAAGAAAACCGTGGAGGAGAGCAACATCGACGGCATCATCGACAAG ACCATTCTGGGAGATTTCCAGAAGGAGCAGGAAAAATTTGTGCAGGAGAAAAATGCAAAGAAAACAG ACGCAGCGGTGCCGCCCTGGGTCGGATACAACGAGGAGGAAACTATTCAGCAGCAGATACTAGCTTTATCCGCT GACAAGAGGAACTTCCTGCGGGATCCTCCGGCCGGAGTGCAGTTCCATTTCGACTTTGATCAGATGTACCCCATTGCCCTGGTGATGTTACAGGAAGACGAACTGCTCAACAGGATGCGCTTTGACCTCGTCCCTAAACA ggtgAAGGAGGACGTGTTCTGGAGGAATTATTTCTACCGTGTGTCTCTGATCAAGCAGTCGGCTCAGCTCACGGCGCTCGCGGCTCAGCAACAGGCGGCGGAGaagagagaggaggagaagaACGCTCCGCTCAACGAGACGCTCTCAG AGACCATCAGACCGAAGACGCCTCCTGTGGCCATCAGCGCCAAACCCAAGGCTACCGAG GAAGAGGAAGACATCTCCACCAGCCCCGGTGTGTCCGAGTTCGTGAGCGACGCGTTCGACGCCTGCGACATTAACCAGGAGGATCTGAGGAAAGAGATGGAGCAGCTGGTGCTGGACAAGAAGGACG AAGAGACCGCCGATTGGGAGAAGGAACTGCAGCAGGAACTTCAGGAATACGAGGTGGTCATCGACCCAGAAAACCGAGACGAAAACTGGGACCGTGAGATCGAGGAGATGCTGCAGGACGACAGCTAA